AGCtataaaacaaattaaaatCGGTGACTAGTATATGAGCCATTCCCTGATATACGTTTTGTGGACAAAGATATGTGGGCATAATTCCTAATAAAGTGACCGCAGACCGTTTTCATAAGAATAAAGACTGCAAAGTATATAGTCAGAAAAGTGCAGGAAATATCATATCAATTACACTGTTTGCATatcaaattattattattattattattattttgattcAATTGGCATCCAATGTAATTGTATAATGCTCAAAAATAAAGAACATTCTTGACATTTGAGAACACCAAAAATACTACTGCTACAAATCATTAATATAAACTACTTACAGAGTTATTGTACATGACAAATAACAGTTTGGGCACATGAAAGCCGCTCCATTCGTTTCACTCTAGCACGTTGTCAAGCTTGATCGAACCACCGCTGCTTGAGCGCGCATGCAGCCGTCATCCGCTTTTCCGGGTTGCACCTCAGGAGCCCGCTCAGGACCTCGAACCCTGCCTCCGACAGcgacggccggccggtggcCATGGCCAACTCGTAACTGCTGGGGAACAGGTCACGCAGGAAGCTTGTTGGCCCGCAGCCGCTCGGCAGGCGCTCGGGGCAATGGCTCCACTCCTTGATGTCGTTCGTGCCAAGAACGTTGAGCACCTCGCTGAGGTGCTCCTTGATCGAGTCCCCGTAGAAGAGGAGGCCGCCGGCAAGGAGCTCGGCCATGATGCAGCCGATCGCCCACGTGTCGACGCCCGCGTCGTAGTCGGCGCTCCCGAGCAGGAGCTCCGGCGCGCGGTAGCTCCGCGCCACGACGGGGTTCGAGTACGGCgggtcgtcggcgacggcgcgcgcctTCCCGAGGTCGCAGATCTTgaggctgccgccggcgcccacgAGGATGTTGTCCGGCTTGATGTCCCGGTGCATGAGCCCGACGCCGTGCATGGCCCCGGCGCCAGCGAGGAGCTGTCTTGCGATCCGGCGCACCTCGCCCTCCGCGTGCCGcctcacgccgccccggcccgtCCTCATGGCGTCCTTGAGCGACGGCCCCACCAGCTCCATGACGATGAAGGCCTCGCTGGTGGTCGAGTCGCGGCGGCACGAGTCGCGCAGCTGCACGACGCACGGGAGGCCGCGGCACGCCTCGAGCGCGCTGACCTCGTCGGCGAAGATGGAGTCGAGGCGGGGGGCGTCGAAGTCGTGGGCGTTCAGGCACTTCATCGCCACGATCTCGCCGGTGCGGCGGTCGTGCGCACGGTACACGACGCCGAAGGCGCCCGCGCCGATCGCCTCTATCTTCTCGTAGCGGCTGATCGTGACGGCGAGTGGGGCGCGGGGACGGGGAGctgcggctgccgccgccgcacgcgccatCTCTCTACGCTTCTTGCGCTCTGCGGCGGCTGTGGCGCTGGCCTGGGCTCGATGCGTCATGTAATacaccatggcggcggcggcgagcgcagcGGAAGCGCGCGGTCGCGTCGCCTAGGGCAGCAGATGAGATGCGCGTCGGGATCCAGCGCCGAAATGTTCTCGCGGTTAGAATTTGTAGGCAGCAGTTGGGTTTACCGACTCCAACTCGAATAGATCAGCACGAATAGAACTAAGGCATTGTGCCACGTTGCATCTTCGGTTCGAACTCGGATTGATCATGCACTCCTCGATAGACGTCAAACTAGGGTGGCAGAGTTTTCGTTCGGTTCGTTAAATAAGGAGATCACGATGCACATCACGAAGTTCCATCACCGTAACctgaggggtgtttggatccatagactaatttttagttcaggTTACATCGGATATtgctaaacgtgaactaattataaaactaattgcataagtcgtggctaattcgcgagataaatctattaagactaattaattcatgatttagcacatatttactgtagtatcacatgatcaaatcatgaattaattaggcttaataaattcatctcatgcattaaccttcatttatgcaattaattttttaattaatctatatttaatatttccaGTAAGTATTAGAACATTCTACGTGAGGCTCCAAACGGACCTAATCGTACTATCTGCATGCCCAGTTCCGGAGCCGCCACCCatccttcttttttattttctgatcatggtcttgtttagttggcaaagtttggagatgtcaaattactgttacagcactgtagcacactgtagcgtttcgtttgtatttgtgaattattgtctaaacattgactaattaggcttaaaagattcgtctcgcaaagtacaataaaactgtacaattagtttttaatttcgtctaaatttagtactccatacatgtaccgtaagtttcatgtgatgaggaatcttctttttgcatagtgctaaagttaggAGTTAGGGGTGAACTAACCATGTGTCCGCGACGACGGCACTTGTCGATGTCATCTCCGAAGCCGACGAGCCAGCCTGCCTGCCCCGAGTCCCCTTTCGTACGGCGTCATCTCTATGGCTCCATCTGCAATTgcgacagtgttgtcgggcCCGGAACAGTGTTCTTGGTTTTCGTTTCCAGCAGCTTGCAGTCCACAACAGAAGTTGCAATGCAGTGGCTCTAACAGTGTAAATTGTATACCCCATAAAAAGATGcatagggccttgtttagttggctaaattgagaggtgccaaattactgtgctggcactgtagcacactgtagcatttcgtttgtatatgtgaattattgtccaaacattgactaattaggctcaaaagattcgtctcgcaaagtacaacaaaactgtgcaattagtttttaatttcatctacatttagtactccatacatgtaccgcaagtttgatgtgatggggaatcttctttttgcatagtgccaaagttgggagttgggggtgaactaaacatggcctaggtcTGGCTTGTTActcttacttatttttagcatccgtcacatcaaatatttaaatactaattaggagtattaaacgtagactatttacaaaactcattacatagctggaggctaaacagcgagacgaatctattaagcctaattagtccatgatttgacaatgtgttgtattacaaaccgggataaaagggttcgagggatttagtcctctttcggccaccccgttggggacccttttatcccggtttgaaacaccaaccgggataaaagaccaccttttatcccggttggtattacaaacagggataaaaggctctcgacccttttatcccggttggtgttaccaaccgggataaaagggggggtcttttatcccggttgatgtttcaaaccgggataaaagatctcttgggatcttttttttccactagtctttgtaaccgggataaaaggtcccgattggtgagccccccactagtgaccgagctttagtcccggttggtgaaccttttgtcccgggccaactttaaaccgggacaaaagggggcgcatcgaaagccaattctctactagtgactcACTCTAGCAGGCTATTGCGGCATAAACTCTAAAAAGGAAACACttccactactggaaaactaagCATTTGTCCCAATGCTCAGTTCCAGTTGCCTTTTGGAGGTCGTCGGATATCATTTAGTACTGGATTATAacaccacccgatactaaaaggTTCAGATCCTCGTGACTTTAGTACCAGGTCGTAATACACCCGGTACTGACCTTTTAGTACGGGTGGTATTACGACTCGATACTAAAAGCCTCTCCAcaggttacttcaaaaggaaagtatATCCAACTCTAtcacatgtgctgtgtaggtgaggtGGTAAGGAAGGTTCACGCAAGGTCGGGGTTGTACAAACAGTACTAAAGACGAATTCCCCAGTGTTCCACCACGTTCTTCTTGCATGCATGTATCTGCCATATTTTCTGGCAAATAGGGTTCTCCATCGCTTCCTCATCAGAGATGTGGCAGCATCCCTCTGCATGCAATAGTAGTCTCTGCAAAATGTTGCCCAGGCCGGAGTATCTCCTGCGTTCTTGATTGGTATAGCTAGGATGTGCTGAGCATCGTCTGGGCCAAAAATTGCCTCCACGAGATCAGACATCGGAGTCCGTGCTCCAGGTGGCCGTGGCCTGGTCAATTCTTATCTAAAGAAAAAGGTGGCCCTGTCAATTAATTTGCCTTTTATATTTGTTACCGATCACTTGCAGCCCAACCCACGCATGGGCCAAGAATAAAAGCAGCAACGAAAGGGGCCTAGAATGAGCGGCGTTCGACACACGAGCATCC
This sequence is a window from Setaria italica strain Yugu1 chromosome III, Setaria_italica_v2.0, whole genome shotgun sequence. Protein-coding genes within it:
- the LOC101781063 gene encoding putative cyclin-dependent kinase F-2, which encodes MARAAAAAAAPRPRAPLAVTISRYEKIEAIGAGAFGVVYRAHDRRTGEIVAMKCLNAHDFDAPRLDSIFADEVSALEACRGLPCVVQLRDSCRRDSTTSEAFIVMELVGPSLKDAMRTGRGGVRRHAEGEVRRIARQLLAGAGAMHGVGLMHRDIKPDNILVGAGGSLKICDLGKARAVADDPPYSNPVVARSYRAPELLLGSADYDAGVDTWAIGCIMAELLAGGLLFYGDSIKEHLSEVLNVLGTNDIKEWSHCPERLPSGCGPTSFLRDLFPSSYELAMATGRPSLSEAGFEVLSGLLRCNPEKRMTAACALKQRWFDQA